One part of the Haliotis asinina isolate JCU_RB_2024 chromosome 2, JCU_Hal_asi_v2, whole genome shotgun sequence genome encodes these proteins:
- the LOC137273874 gene encoding acid-sensing ion channel 4-B-like isoform X1, which produces MGEVKPDRVKAWTQGDKEKRNFTILQQIHSTRTLSGDGMTRTEKTDAEVVAPNYKLRDLWAEFCQTTAIHGFNKITRRNRRFTFRGVLWSVAVCGATAFLIFNLMSEIGDYYSFPIGTKVTNKIRSTIEFPAVTICNRCTLNRSRLMSYPDLEAYFRNASINERSSTVYNFADIVDGIMQQSQSLEWWTNMSMDASSLFNFCYFGGESIDCTSNFRPVFTDEGLCHTFNFNTSDIVNVKTSGNRANLIVNYDIGQRFYTFRENMAAGIKVLLHNSRHHPDANPTVVMAAPGFSTYVAMHKSEYVYLPHPYMAFDEMECVDTNRPDFVNPLKYYSPYTYDHCFMECIQTKAYNLCGCVGPSDPRSAEPDIPICSLEKQDTCYSISVREMFKNTTLEAECQCGTQCNFETFNAQVSSSAYPAEIWAETLNNNTNSETSEFFRNNFLELRVFYDKMMVTSIKQHPQYTRATLFSNVGGQMGLCLGASILTVAEIGELLTFMFLYMMDRLRGRKAENRFNRW; this is translated from the exons GACATTGAGCGGAGACGGGATGACTCGGACCGAGAAAACTGACGCGGAAGTAGTTGCACCGAACTACAAACTCAGAGATCTGTGGGCGgagttttgtcagacaaccgCGATTCATGGATTCAATAAGATCACGAGGCGCAATCGTCGATTCACCTTTCGAGG AGTACTTTGGTCAGTTGCTGTATGTGGTGCTACGGCGTTTCTCATCTTCAACCTGATGAGCGAGATTGGGGATTACTACAGCTTTCCTATTGGCACTAAGGTTACAAACAAAATCAGGAGCACTATTGAATTTCCCGCCGTCACCATCTGCAACAGATGCACCCTCAACAGAAGTCGTCTTATGTCTTACCCCGATCTTGAGGCATATTTCCGTAACGCAAGCATCAACGAAAGGTCcagtacagtatataatttcgCCGATATTGTTGACGGTATTATGCAGCAGTCACAGTCCTTAGAGTGGTGGACCAACATGTCTATGGATGCTTCTTCCTTGTTTAACTTCTGTTACTTCGGAGGAGAAAGTATCGACTGTACGAGCAATTTCCGACCTGTGTTCACCGACGAGGGCCTGTGTCATACCTTTAACTTCAACACCAGTGACATTGTCAACGTGAAGACCTCCGGCAACAGAGCCAACCTCATCGTAAACTACGACATTGGCCAGAGGTTTTACACATTCAGAGAAAACATGGCGGCGGGGATAAAG GTGCTGCTCCACAATTCCAGACATCATCCTGACGCCAATCCCACCGTGGTCATGGCTGCTCCCGGATTCTCCACATATGTTGCCATGCACAAGTctgag TACGTGTACCTGCCTCACCCCTACATGGCGTTTGATGAAATGGAGTGTGTGGACACAAATCGTCCCGACTTTGTGAATCCTCTCAAGTACTACTCCCCCTACACCTATGACCATTGCTTCATGGAGTGTATCCAGACCAAGGCCTACAACCTTTGTGGATGCGTCGGACCTTCTGATCCAC GATCAGCAGAACCCGATATCCCAATCTGCTCCCTGGAGAAGCAGGACACCTGTTATTCGATATCTGTTC GTGAAATGTTCAAGAACACCACATTGGAGGCGGAGTGTCAATGTGGCACACAGTGCAATTTTGAGACGTTCAATGCGCAAGTGTCGTCAAGCGCGTACCCAGCGGAAATCTGGGCAGAAACGTTGAACAACAATACTAATTCGGAGACTTCCGAATTCTTCAG GAATAACTTCTTGGAGCTGAGAGTGTTCTACGACAAGATGATGGTGACATCCATAAAACAACATCCTCAGTACACGCGAGCCACTCTGTTCT CTAATGTCGGTGGTCAGATGGGATTGTGTCTCGGAGCCAGCATCCTGACAGTGGCAGAGATCGGGGAGCTCCTCACGTTCATGTTTCTGTACATGATGGACAGGCTTAGAGGACGAAAAGCAGAAAACAGGTTTAATAGATGGTGA
- the LOC137273874 gene encoding acid-sensing ion channel 4-B-like isoform X2 has translation MSRTLSGDGMTRTEKTDAEVVAPNYKLRDLWAEFCQTTAIHGFNKITRRNRRFTFRGVLWSVAVCGATAFLIFNLMSEIGDYYSFPIGTKVTNKIRSTIEFPAVTICNRCTLNRSRLMSYPDLEAYFRNASINERSSTVYNFADIVDGIMQQSQSLEWWTNMSMDASSLFNFCYFGGESIDCTSNFRPVFTDEGLCHTFNFNTSDIVNVKTSGNRANLIVNYDIGQRFYTFRENMAAGIKVLLHNSRHHPDANPTVVMAAPGFSTYVAMHKSEYVYLPHPYMAFDEMECVDTNRPDFVNPLKYYSPYTYDHCFMECIQTKAYNLCGCVGPSDPRSAEPDIPICSLEKQDTCYSISVREMFKNTTLEAECQCGTQCNFETFNAQVSSSAYPAEIWAETLNNNTNSETSEFFRNNFLELRVFYDKMMVTSIKQHPQYTRATLFSNVGGQMGLCLGASILTVAEIGELLTFMFLYMMDRLRGRKAENRFNRW, from the exons GACATTGAGCGGAGACGGGATGACTCGGACCGAGAAAACTGACGCGGAAGTAGTTGCACCGAACTACAAACTCAGAGATCTGTGGGCGgagttttgtcagacaaccgCGATTCATGGATTCAATAAGATCACGAGGCGCAATCGTCGATTCACCTTTCGAGG AGTACTTTGGTCAGTTGCTGTATGTGGTGCTACGGCGTTTCTCATCTTCAACCTGATGAGCGAGATTGGGGATTACTACAGCTTTCCTATTGGCACTAAGGTTACAAACAAAATCAGGAGCACTATTGAATTTCCCGCCGTCACCATCTGCAACAGATGCACCCTCAACAGAAGTCGTCTTATGTCTTACCCCGATCTTGAGGCATATTTCCGTAACGCAAGCATCAACGAAAGGTCcagtacagtatataatttcgCCGATATTGTTGACGGTATTATGCAGCAGTCACAGTCCTTAGAGTGGTGGACCAACATGTCTATGGATGCTTCTTCCTTGTTTAACTTCTGTTACTTCGGAGGAGAAAGTATCGACTGTACGAGCAATTTCCGACCTGTGTTCACCGACGAGGGCCTGTGTCATACCTTTAACTTCAACACCAGTGACATTGTCAACGTGAAGACCTCCGGCAACAGAGCCAACCTCATCGTAAACTACGACATTGGCCAGAGGTTTTACACATTCAGAGAAAACATGGCGGCGGGGATAAAG GTGCTGCTCCACAATTCCAGACATCATCCTGACGCCAATCCCACCGTGGTCATGGCTGCTCCCGGATTCTCCACATATGTTGCCATGCACAAGTctgag TACGTGTACCTGCCTCACCCCTACATGGCGTTTGATGAAATGGAGTGTGTGGACACAAATCGTCCCGACTTTGTGAATCCTCTCAAGTACTACTCCCCCTACACCTATGACCATTGCTTCATGGAGTGTATCCAGACCAAGGCCTACAACCTTTGTGGATGCGTCGGACCTTCTGATCCAC GATCAGCAGAACCCGATATCCCAATCTGCTCCCTGGAGAAGCAGGACACCTGTTATTCGATATCTGTTC GTGAAATGTTCAAGAACACCACATTGGAGGCGGAGTGTCAATGTGGCACACAGTGCAATTTTGAGACGTTCAATGCGCAAGTGTCGTCAAGCGCGTACCCAGCGGAAATCTGGGCAGAAACGTTGAACAACAATACTAATTCGGAGACTTCCGAATTCTTCAG GAATAACTTCTTGGAGCTGAGAGTGTTCTACGACAAGATGATGGTGACATCCATAAAACAACATCCTCAGTACACGCGAGCCACTCTGTTCT CTAATGTCGGTGGTCAGATGGGATTGTGTCTCGGAGCCAGCATCCTGACAGTGGCAGAGATCGGGGAGCTCCTCACGTTCATGTTTCTGTACATGATGGACAGGCTTAGAGGACGAAAAGCAGAAAACAGGTTTAATAGATGGTGA